The candidate division WOR-3 bacterium genome contains a region encoding:
- a CDS encoding 4Fe-4S binding protein: MQIIRIEDLSFMHRNRIASFLIKIRTFIGLSSFFAFNSYLKGFGTGIFTGQSKRFCAPFINCHSCPSATFACPVGLTQHFFTYRHLTGQMVIPKLSLGFLILISLVMGKIFCGWLCPFGLIQTLLYKIKSFKIRIPHPLTHMKYAVFAFFIIFLPLYTGEPWFCKLCPVGSLEAGVPLVSFGAASLALREIAQALFSLKLSILLVFLFMSVHTQRPFCRLFCPIGALYSFFGRFSLIRVKLDTDACISCGLCEKVCPIELPIDRAVKSGNCFLCGECLRSCHKNALYYGLNDDVKILKDKFSKLFLSKSIE; the protein is encoded by the coding sequence ATGCAGATCATACGCATCGAGGATTTGTCTTTCATGCATAGGAATAGAATAGCCTCTTTTCTGATCAAAATAAGGACATTTATCGGATTGTCCTCCTTTTTCGCGTTCAACAGCTATCTAAAAGGTTTCGGCACGGGAATATTCACGGGTCAATCTAAACGCTTTTGCGCTCCTTTCATAAATTGCCACAGCTGTCCATCCGCTACATTCGCCTGTCCTGTAGGACTCACTCAGCATTTTTTCACATACAGACACCTTACCGGTCAGATGGTCATACCCAAGTTGTCTCTGGGTTTTCTGATTTTAATATCGCTCGTAATGGGCAAGATTTTCTGCGGATGGCTGTGTCCTTTTGGGCTCATACAGACTCTTTTATACAAAATCAAAAGCTTCAAAATTCGCATTCCCCACCCTTTAACCCACATGAAATATGCCGTTTTCGCTTTTTTTATAATTTTCCTACCCCTCTATACCGGCGAACCATGGTTTTGTAAATTATGCCCTGTCGGCTCTTTAGAAGCCGGTGTTCCTCTTGTATCTTTCGGAGCAGCGAGCTTGGCTTTGAGAGAAATCGCTCAGGCCCTATTTTCCCTTAAATTGTCAATTTTGCTGGTTTTCCTTTTTATGTCAGTCCACACCCAAAGGCCTTTTTGCAGGCTATTTTGCCCCATAGGAGCTCTTTATTCCTTTTTCGGTCGTTTCAGCCTGATAAGGGTTAAACTCGACACGGACGCCTGCATTTCATGCGGACTTTGCGAAAAAGTGTGCCCGATCGAACTTCCGATTGACAGGGCTGTAAAATCTGGAAACTGCTTTCTGTGCGGAGAATGCCTCCGGTCTTGCCACAAAAACGCCCTGTATTACGGTTTAAACGATGACGTGAAAATTTTGAAGGATAAATTTTCCAAACTTTTTCTCTCCAAAAGTATTGAATAA
- the secD gene encoding protein translocase subunit SecD, with protein MKKSQLWKLVLIVAAIGISLFQLSFSYKYYRLPREERYLPENASLRMRSIRLGLDLEGGSHFLLAVDTSGEGGADMVNQVVEILSSRVDKYGVSEPIIEVQGENSIVIELPGEMDPMIAKKLIGTTATLDFRVVRRPEELRNIIDKIDRENEGRFSALLKTFPGGQSVICSAEDWVYLDSMVQEARQQGIADSVSGKILLWSVVEEGEDFGIPDYREILLVSSIPEIYGASIVSSRAALGTSESQTEPRVDLEIGGMARADWARVTSENIGNRIAIVLDNEVFSAPVVSSASTTGKSTITLGRGTLDDAKALASVLQAGRMPARADIEESFVIGPSLGEDSIRTGIKSFLIAAALIMLIMLVYYRFSGLVADFALVLNLVFLLAILSAFNLTLTLPGIAGLVLVIGTAVDANVLIFERIREELKMNKSVKKAVETGFSKAFVTILDANVTTLLSALILWWFGKGPIRGFAVTLSVGLVANVFTAVFVSRFIFDTLLVRSNTQKLSI; from the coding sequence ATGAAAAAGAGTCAGTTATGGAAATTGGTTTTAATTGTGGCCGCGATAGGCATCTCTCTTTTTCAACTTTCGTTCTCTTACAAATATTACAGATTGCCAAGAGAAGAGAGATACCTGCCTGAAAACGCTTCACTTAGGATGAGATCTATTAGACTCGGGCTCGACCTCGAAGGCGGATCTCACTTTCTTCTCGCCGTTGACACTTCCGGCGAGGGCGGCGCAGATATGGTAAACCAAGTTGTGGAAATTTTATCGAGCCGTGTCGACAAATACGGAGTAAGCGAACCGATAATCGAGGTTCAGGGAGAAAACAGCATTGTAATTGAGCTCCCGGGTGAAATGGATCCGATGATTGCGAAAAAACTCATAGGGACCACCGCCACTCTCGATTTCAGAGTCGTAAGAAGACCTGAAGAACTCAGGAACATAATAGATAAAATTGACAGAGAAAACGAAGGAAGGTTTTCTGCCCTTCTCAAGACATTTCCGGGAGGGCAGAGCGTGATTTGCAGCGCTGAGGATTGGGTTTACCTTGACTCTATGGTTCAGGAAGCGAGACAGCAGGGCATAGCCGATTCAGTTTCTGGTAAAATTTTACTGTGGAGCGTCGTCGAAGAAGGTGAAGATTTCGGAATTCCCGACTACAGAGAAATCCTTCTGGTGAGTTCTATTCCGGAGATATACGGCGCGTCGATCGTGTCCTCTAGGGCTGCTCTCGGCACTTCTGAAAGCCAGACAGAACCGAGGGTGGATCTTGAAATTGGAGGCATGGCGAGAGCAGACTGGGCGAGAGTGACTTCCGAAAACATAGGAAACAGGATAGCCATAGTTCTCGACAACGAGGTTTTTTCCGCGCCTGTTGTCAGCAGCGCTTCCACAACCGGAAAATCGACGATTACCCTCGGAAGGGGAACTCTCGACGACGCCAAAGCCCTTGCGTCTGTTCTTCAAGCCGGAAGAATGCCAGCCAGAGCGGATATTGAGGAGAGTTTCGTGATAGGACCGAGTCTCGGCGAAGACTCAATAAGGACAGGAATAAAAAGCTTTTTAATAGCTGCAGCTTTGATAATGTTGATAATGCTCGTATATTACAGGTTCAGCGGCTTGGTAGCAGACTTCGCCCTCGTTTTGAATCTGGTGTTTCTATTGGCCATTCTCTCCGCTTTCAATTTAACCCTGACTCTCCCGGGAATAGCCGGTCTCGTGCTTGTCATAGGAACAGCGGTGGACGCTAACGTGCTGATTTTTGAGAGAATAAGAGAAGAGCTTAAAATGAATAAATCTGTCAAAAAAGCCGTTGAAACAGGCTTTTCCAAGGCATTTGTGACTATTCTCGACGCCAACGTCACGACGCTTTTGTCCGCTTTGATTCTCTGGTGGTTCGGCAAAGGACCAATAAGAGGTTTTGCCGTCACCCTCAGCGTCGGATTGGTGGCGAACGTTTTCACAGCCGTTTTTGTCAGCCGGTTTATTTTCGACACTCTTTTGGTCAGATCTAACACTCAGAAGTTGAGCATATAG